From Selenomonas sp. AB3002, one genomic window encodes:
- the mreD gene encoding rod shape-determining protein MreD, translating to MKKIGKWAAFAAALFVLQTSILPLMAYHGITADLMLLLTVSFAFLRGAKQGAFMGFSVGLMQDLATGTYFGVNTLARTLMGLLFGQFSDRVFKEQFFLPVLASMAVTILNYFILALLMVLLGYRFNLESHMQQMLVPMLLYQLAFAYPVHYLTYRLDKRLEEKK from the coding sequence TTGAAAAAGATAGGCAAATGGGCAGCCTTTGCCGCCGCCCTCTTCGTCCTCCAGACTTCCATCCTGCCCTTGATGGCCTACCATGGCATCACCGCTGACCTGATGCTCCTGCTGACTGTTTCCTTTGCTTTTTTGCGGGGGGCGAAGCAGGGCGCGTTCATGGGATTTTCTGTGGGGCTGATGCAGGATCTGGCCACGGGCACCTACTTCGGAGTGAATACCCTGGCCCGCACCCTGATGGGCCTGCTCTTTGGACAGTTTTCCGACAGGGTCTTCAAGGAGCAGTTTTTCCTGCCGGTGCTGGCTTCTATGGCTGTGACCATACTCAACTATTTTATTTTGGCCCTGCTTATGGTATTATTAGGTTACCGCTTTAATCTGGAAAGCCATATGCAGCAGATGCTTGTGCCCATGCTCCTTTATCAGCTGGCCTTTGCCTATCCTGTACATTATCTTACTTACAGGCTGGACAAGCGTCTGGAAGAAAAAAAGTAA
- the mreC gene encoding rod shape-determining protein MreC — translation MSRVRRDKKSPKRFWALLFVLVSLFCLILFAARGRFQVPIASQTVSLILSPFQQAVSWVGGEINYVTSNIWEIVTVHEQNKMLRNEVNQLRQQNLQASDFAAENARLRELLGYKQAATQFDLVAARVIGRESATWSSMVVINKGLGDGVDKDMAVVTEKGLVGRVIEAGPNSSKVQLILDPRSSVGTLVQRAESRVTGIVVGDMDNPTMPDMVNIPKTADVQEGDLIITSGYGGVFPKGLPVGLVTTLKNDDGGLLKIAVLEPAVDFQKLEDVAVIVASREAPPEPLKPPVQTPGTETDPATGEPRNAEGQGN, via the coding sequence GTGAGCCGGGTAAGACGTGATAAAAAGTCCCCTAAGAGGTTTTGGGCACTGCTGTTTGTCCTCGTCAGCCTGTTCTGCCTGATTCTTTTTGCAGCCAGGGGGCGCTTCCAGGTGCCCATAGCCAGCCAGACAGTATCACTTATTCTTTCGCCCTTTCAGCAGGCTGTGTCCTGGGTGGGGGGGGAGATAAATTATGTCACCAGCAATATCTGGGAGATTGTCACCGTCCATGAGCAGAACAAGATGCTCAGGAATGAAGTGAACCAGTTGCGCCAGCAGAATCTCCAGGCCAGCGACTTTGCGGCAGAGAATGCCCGCCTGCGTGAGCTTTTGGGCTACAAGCAGGCTGCCACCCAGTTTGACCTGGTGGCAGCCAGAGTCATTGGCCGTGAGTCTGCTACCTGGTCCAGCATGGTGGTCATCAACAAGGGCCTGGGAGACGGTGTGGACAAGGATATGGCTGTGGTTACGGAAAAGGGCCTGGTGGGCCGGGTAATAGAAGCCGGTCCGAACTCTTCCAAGGTGCAGCTGATCCTTGACCCCCGTTCCTCCGTGGGCACACTGGTGCAGCGGGCAGAGTCCCGGGTCACTGGCATTGTGGTGGGGGATATGGATAATCCCACCATGCCGGATATGGTGAATATCCCGAAGACTGCCGACGTGCAGGAGGGAGATCTCATCATCACCTCTGGCTATGGCGGCGTGTTCCCCAAGGGGCTGCCTGTGGGGCTGGTCACTACCTTGAAGAATGATGACGGGGGGCTTTTGAAGATTGCGGTGCTGGAGCCTGCGGTGGACTTCCAGAAGCTGGAAGATGTGGCGGTAATCGTTGCCTCCAGAGAGGCACCGCCTGAGCCCTTGAAGCCTCCTGTCCAGACCCCTGGCACAGAGACAGATCCTGCCACGGGAGAGCCTAGGAATGCAGAAGGGCAGGGGAACTGA
- the mrdA gene encoding penicillin-binding protein 2 produces MTEIDEYGDRLKVVGWLAVLVIVVLIARACYLQIYDGEYYARLADGNRIRLIPAMAPRGNFFDRNGELLVVNRPGFTVSLLPLNEPVSDEVVDRLSELLKMPKEDIQKKIDAHVGFDPIRIKTDVAADVYSVIEEQKEKYPGVVIETQPIRDYILNEEGAHTFGYVSEINDVELEKKKDEGYKSGDIIGKFGLEKVYDHELRGADGGEQVEVDVAGKPVQRLGRKEPRPGDDLYLTIDKHIQEAAEKAVDERLKMIHANAAAAVVLNPQTGEVLAMVSRPAFNPNLFARGISVKEWNKLNNNPYHPMDNKTITGEYPPGSTFKIVTGTAALTEGVVTPGEQIFDSGHHWIIPKGNADGEALGWLDFRAAMAHSDNVYFYEMGNRLGIDRLERYARMFGLGAVTGIDLPYESDGLVANRKYKEKNFEDGDWYLSETFDAAIGQGFNLVTPLQAAMVMGEIAADGKRFKPHLVNRIVGPDGKTVKEFKPELLSSLDVRPEVIRLVQEGLHEVSTYGTAASIFRGFPVQIAGKTGTAENPHGKDHGWFVAYGPFDNPTVVVAVVVEQGGYGAQSAVPIGREILEAAFGIEKPQESKDKQGKQ; encoded by the coding sequence TTGACGGAGATTGATGAATACGGCGACAGGCTGAAGGTCGTTGGCTGGCTGGCGGTGCTGGTCATAGTGGTCCTTATTGCCAGAGCCTGCTATTTGCAGATTTATGACGGGGAATACTATGCCCGTCTGGCAGACGGCAACCGCATTCGCCTGATACCTGCCATGGCCCCCCGGGGCAATTTTTTCGACAGGAATGGCGAGCTCCTGGTTGTCAACCGGCCCGGCTTCACCGTTTCTCTGCTGCCCCTCAATGAGCCTGTTTCTGACGAGGTGGTGGACAGGCTCTCGGAGCTCTTGAAGATGCCCAAGGAGGACATCCAGAAGAAGATCGATGCCCATGTGGGCTTTGACCCCATCCGCATCAAGACGGATGTGGCAGCAGATGTGTACTCTGTCATCGAGGAGCAGAAGGAAAAATATCCTGGGGTGGTCATTGAGACACAGCCCATCAGGGATTATATCCTGAATGAGGAAGGAGCCCACACCTTCGGCTATGTCAGTGAAATCAATGATGTAGAGCTGGAGAAGAAGAAGGACGAGGGCTACAAGTCCGGTGACATCATCGGCAAGTTCGGTCTGGAAAAAGTATATGACCATGAGCTGCGGGGAGCCGATGGCGGCGAGCAGGTGGAAGTGGATGTGGCAGGCAAGCCCGTCCAGCGCCTGGGCCGTAAGGAACCACGCCCCGGTGATGACCTTTACCTCACCATTGACAAGCACATCCAGGAAGCGGCGGAAAAGGCTGTAGATGAACGCTTGAAGATGATACATGCCAATGCGGCGGCGGCAGTGGTTTTGAATCCCCAGACCGGCGAAGTGCTGGCCATGGTTAGCCGCCCGGCCTTCAACCCGAATCTCTTTGCCCGGGGGATTTCCGTGAAGGAGTGGAACAAGCTCAACAACAATCCCTACCATCCCATGGACAACAAGACCATCACCGGCGAATACCCGCCGGGGTCAACCTTCAAGATAGTCACGGGTACAGCAGCTCTCACTGAGGGCGTGGTAACACCCGGGGAGCAGATTTTCGATTCAGGCCATCACTGGATCATTCCCAAAGGCAATGCTGACGGTGAGGCTCTGGGCTGGCTGGATTTCCGCGCAGCCATGGCCCATTCGGATAACGTGTACTTTTACGAGATGGGCAACCGTTTGGGGATAGACAGACTGGAGCGCTATGCCCGCATGTTTGGCCTGGGCGCTGTCACGGGCATTGACCTGCCCTATGAGTCTGACGGTCTGGTGGCCAACCGCAAGTACAAGGAAAAGAACTTCGAGGACGGAGACTGGTACCTGTCCGAGACCTTCGATGCTGCCATCGGCCAGGGCTTCAATCTTGTGACTCCCCTGCAGGCCGCCATGGTCATGGGGGAGATTGCAGCAGATGGCAAGCGGTTCAAGCCTCATCTGGTGAACCGCATCGTGGGGCCTGATGGCAAGACCGTGAAGGAATTCAAGCCGGAACTCCTTTCCTCACTTGATGTGAGGCCGGAGGTTATCAGGTTGGTCCAGGAAGGCCTCCACGAAGTGTCCACTTACGGTACAGCAGCTTCCATCTTCCGGGGCTTCCCGGTGCAGATTGCAGGCAAGACGGGAACGGCGGAGAACCCCCACGGCAAGGACCACGGCTGGTTCGTAGCCTATGGACCCTTTGACAATCCCACGGTGGTAGTAGCTGTGGTAGTGGAGCAGGGCGGCTACGGCGCCCAGTCCGCTGTGCCTATCGGTCGTGAGATCCTGGAGGCAGCCTTCGGCATAGAAAAGCCGCAGGAAAGCAAGGATAAGCAAGGCAAGCAGTAA